The Myxococcales bacterium genomic sequence GCGCTTGCATGTCGTAGAAGACCAACGCGCGGAAGTCGAGTTGCGAGATGGTGAAGAGCGGAAAATGAAATTCGCTCGTGAAGCGGACCTGGGTGTCGCCGCGGAAGCGCATGAACTGGAAGCCGCGGAGGTTCTCGCCGCCGGCCCAGTTCTCGGCCCACAGCGGTAGCCGATCGCCCAGGTTGACGCCGGCTTCGTTCACCCAGTTGATGCGACGAAAAAAGCGGACCCCGTGGACGTACTCCGCGCCCGCCTTCCAGTAATCGATTTTTTTGTCCGAGCCCCACGTGGGATTCCCAAGACGCAGCCCAAGGCTGAGGGCGTTTCCCGTCATGATTGCGTGTTCCCGCGCCCGAAAATCGAACTTCAAGCCCACCAGGGCCTCGCCCACGGTCGCGTCTTGCGCGCCGGGTTCGCCAGGCTGTATCGGCGCGGGGATCCCCTGATTGGCGTCACCCTGGAACCAGTCGTACCCCCGATAATTCCAGTGGGCGAACTCCCAGCCCACCTCTGTGCGCACGCGCCGCCACCAAAACACACCGAAGCGGGTCGAGAGCCCGAACGATCGCAGCTTGTTCACCCGCAGCGGGTTGTCGCCGAAGACGTCCGTGTTCGCGAATTCTGGCAGCTGAAGGTCTCGAAACAGGCCCTGGGCCTCCCAGTACATCCAGGTGCCGAGCAGCGCCGGATCCCGGTAGGCGAGCACGGCCCCGCTGGTGACGTTCGAGATGCGGCCCCCGATGACGCCCTGTTTTCCCCGCCCCCAGAGGTTGCCGTGCACGAGGACGGCGCCGAACGATACGTTTCCGGCCGCGCGGGAGAACGTGGGCACCGGTGCCCACGGGAACTTTTCGCGCACCGTGACGACCACCCGGGCGCCGCTTTTGTGAGGTTCCCAGAAGACGTCGACGTCAGAGAAGAGGCCCGAATTGTTCAGTCTCTCGCGAATCAGCTCGAGGGTGTCGGTTTCGATCTCGTCGCCGATGTCCACGCCGACAATGGCCCGGATCGTGTCTTCGCTGGTGCGGTTGTTGTCGCGGATCTTCACATCCACGATCGTCTCGCCCAGGGCCAGCGCGCGTGTGGGGGACGCGCACACCAGCGCCGCCACGCAGCCGCCAAGGATTAAGCCACGATAAGACATTGGATTCATTCTATCCCAATCGCCCTGTTCTGTATTTGTGGTGCGGACCCTTGTGATCCTTACGCGCGCAACGCGGCCGCCACCGCGTCCACGAAGGCATCCACCTTGGCCGGGCGGGCGCCCAGCGAGGGAAAAACCGCGTGTATCGGCGCCGTGGCGCGGCAGTGTGCGTCCAGCACGACCCGCAGCTCCCCCGCATCCAGGTAGGGCCTCGCGATGAAATCCGGCAGCAGCGCGAGGCCCAGCCCCTCCACGGCCGCCTGGGCGAGCACGTCCCCGTGATTCGATCGAAAGCGACCCCTCACGCGCACGGCGAGCGGCTTTGCTCCGTGGAACGTCCAGGTGTCCAGGGCGCTCTGGTAGCTGTAGAGCAGACAATCGTGTGACGCCAGAACGGAAGGCTCGCGCGGTGTGCCGTGCGCTTTCAGGTAGGCGGGGGAAGCCACCACCAGAAAACGGCTCTCTCTCAGCTTGCGGGCGCCCAGGGCCGAGTCGCGCAGCGCGCCTACCCGAATCGCCAGGTCGTAGCGCTCGGCCACCACATCCACCATGCGATCCTCCAGCGAGAAGTCGACCTCGACCCGCGGGTGTGTCTTGACGAAGCTGGCCACCACGCGGGCCAGATAAGCCTGGCCGAGCGACACGGGGGCCGAGACCCGGAGGCGCCCCAGGAACTGACCGGCGAGAGCGCCCAGCTGACTTTCCGCGTCCTCGAGTTCGTCCAGAACGTGGCTACAGCGGGTCCGAAAGCTCTCCCCGGCCTCAGAGAGCCTCACGGAGCGTGTGGTGCGGTGAAAGAGGCGCACGCCCACCCGCCGTTCGAGCGCTCCCACCCGCTTGCTGACGGTTGCTTTGGTCAAGCGCAAATCCTGGGCGGCGACCGAGAAGCTCTGCCGCTCGGCGACGGCCAAAAAGGCTTCGAGCTCGTCGAGCCGCGGGCGGGTCGAGGCGGAGGCGGGCATGTCCTTATTGTTTCTCAAGTGGAAACAGTAAGTCAACTGCGTCGCTTATTGTCACTTGGTCCCAGGCGCATCAAACTCCCTTCATGACGAACCCAAAACGAAGGCAGCTCTTGGCCCTGGCGGGAGCGGTTCCCGTCGTGGGTGGCCTTGCGGGCCTTCCGCGGGGCGACGGTGAGAGGACACGCAGCATGTTGAACGTAAGGAAGTCGAACGAACGCGGCGGGGCGAACCATGGTTGGCTCGACAGCAAACACACCTTCTCCTTCGCCGACTACTACGACCCTGCGCACATGGGCTTTCGCGCGCTGCGGGTCATCAACGAGGATCGCGTCGAAGCCGGCGCGGGCTTTCCGACACACCCCCACCGAGACATGGAGATCGTGTCGTACGTGCTCGAGGGCGCGCTGGAACACAAGGACAGCCTCGGCACCGGCTCGGTGATTCGTCCAGGAGACGTTCAGCGCATGAGCGCAGGGACAGGTGTGACCCACAGTGAGTACAACCACTCGCCGCGGGAAGGTGTTCGCTTCCTCCAGATCTGGATCGTACCGCGCGCCCGTGGCTTACAGCCGGGGTACGAACAAAAGACCTTTGGCGAAGAGCGCCGCAATGCCTTGCGGTTGGTGGCCTCACCGGACGGTCAGCAGGGCTCCGTAACGGTGGCGCAAGACGTTCGCCTGTGGGCCACGGTGCTCGATGAGGGCAGGGAGGTCGTGCACGAGCCCGGCGCCTACGCACACGGTTGGATCCAAGTTGCCACCGGCTCGGTCGAGGTCAACGGGCACAGACTCGGGCAAGGCGACGGTGCGGCGGTCACGGGCGAGACGGCGCTACGGCTCCGGGCCCTCACGAACGCCGAGGTGCTGGTGTTCGATCTCGCGTGACCCGGCACCCAAGGACAACCCCAAAATCGGGCGCCACGAAGGGGGCGCCCGTCTGCCTAGATCCTGCGGGCCAGGTGCAGATCGAAGCGGTCCTCGGCATCCGTGAACGTGTGGACCCGGGTGAAGCCGGCGGCGGCGAGTAACGCGTCGACGTGAGCGCGGGTGTACTTCTTGCTGGACTCGGTGTGAATGCTCTCGCCTCGTGCGAAGGTGAAGCGCCCGAGTGGAGGGAACTCCACCGCTTGGTCTTCGGTGCTCACGAGGTGCATCTCGACCGAAGAGCTGGCTTCGTTCCAGCGCGCTTCGTGTCGCCACCGCTCTGCTACGAAGTTCGCGCGCAGCTCGCGGTTGAGGCGGGTGAGAAGGTTCAAGTTGAAGGCCGCGGTGACGCCTGCCTCGTCGTCGTAGGCGCGTAGCAACGTGGGTACGTCCTTCGCGCGGTCGGTGCCGAGCAACAAGCCCGCGCCCGGATGCAGCTCACGGGCCACCGCCCCGAGCAGTTCGATGGCCTCTTCGTCGGCGTAATTGCCCACGGAGCTGCCCACGA encodes the following:
- a CDS encoding LysR family transcriptional regulator; the protein is MPASASTRPRLDELEAFLAVAERQSFSVAAQDLRLTKATVSKRVGALERRVGVRLFHRTTRSVRLSEAGESFRTRCSHVLDELEDAESQLGALAGQFLGRLRVSAPVSLGQAYLARVVASFVKTHPRVEVDFSLEDRMVDVVAERYDLAIRVGALRDSALGARKLRESRFLVVASPAYLKAHGTPREPSVLASHDCLLYSYQSALDTWTFHGAKPLAVRVRGRFRSNHGDVLAQAAVEGLGLALLPDFIARPYLDAGELRVVLDAHCRATAPIHAVFPSLGARPAKVDAFVDAVAAALRA
- a CDS encoding pirin family protein; amino-acid sequence: MLNVRKSNERGGANHGWLDSKHTFSFADYYDPAHMGFRALRVINEDRVEAGAGFPTHPHRDMEIVSYVLEGALEHKDSLGTGSVIRPGDVQRMSAGTGVTHSEYNHSPREGVRFLQIWIVPRARGLQPGYEQKTFGEERRNALRLVASPDGQQGSVTVAQDVRLWATVLDEGREVVHEPGAYAHGWIQVATGSVEVNGHRLGQGDGAAVTGETALRLRALTNAEVLVFDLA